The genome window AGCCTATAGCCACGGGTGGAGTGGAGCGAAGCGGAACGGAACCCGTGGACCCGGTGCACCTCGGATCACTTGAGCCCCCAACGGGGGCGACAGAAATGTACAAGATGCTGTGCCGTTGTTCCCCCCTTCCGGGGGCTCTTGGGTGGTCTTCCGGGGCCCGGTGTCCTGGGGCTGCGCCTCGCTTCGGGGACTATGAAACAACGGCAGGGGCATCCTGCGTCTCGGGATACAGCAGACGATGGGGATAAGGACTGGGCTCGACCGAGGCCACCTGCTCCAGGTAAACGCGAAGCGATGGGTAGCCTTGACAACCTCGCAAGGCGGCAGTATAATCCTGCCTGTTGTGAGCGGTGCGCCCATAGTCTAGCGGTCAGGACGGCGGGTTCTCAGCCCGCTAGCCGGGGTTCGAATCCCCGTGGGCGTACCAAATATCGTCCACTATGCTTGCCGGTCGCGGCCCCTCGGGTCGTGCGGGAAGTATTCCTGAAGGCCACGCATGGGCGTGGTCTTTGCTGTTACAGCTGGTGTTTTGTCGCGGTACGGGGCGCTTGGATGCTGGTCAAGCGCCTTCTCGCACCACGGCTGGGGGACGATGGGAGTCGCTATGCACCGAGTCTGCACGGGCATCCTCGCGTTGGTCATCTCAGTCGCTCTTGCCGCCGACCTACCCCTGTTTTCGTCCTATCCCACCGAACCAGGGCAGGCTCTCGCCGCGTACTCGCGGGTCCGTGAGGCTCTCAACCCGGCCTCCGGCGTGGGGAAAGGGCCGGCTCCCGCGCCGTCGGACTACTCAGGGAAGGCGCTGGAGCTGTCCGGCGAACTGGCGGGGCGCATCGCGGTCAACGCCACCGGTTCCACCCGCGCCAGTGTTATAGTCCGTCTGAAACTGGGTGACGGCTCCACGGTGTGCGCGAGTTCGACCAGTGAGCTTTCCGGGCTGGACGACGGTGAACCGGTGCGGGCGATCCTGGACGTCACCACGACCGCTGGGGATCCCCCTCGTTTCCGTCTGCGCGCAATCATCAGCGAATTCGACCTCCCTTCCGTAGCCCCTGCTCCTCAGCCCGCCGCCGCAGGCTCTGCGTCCGTAACCAGACCACCATCGACGGCGCGACTCACTCCCGGGTTGAGCGCGCCGACCCACGGCAGCATGGCACTTCCCCCGGAATTGCGTGGACAGGCGCCAAGCGTTCCCGGTCTCGCACCTTTCGCGCTTGGGGTCGTGGGGAACCCCAGGGACGGCAAGGACGGCGCATGGGATCCGGTCGGCAATGCAGGCTTCCCCATCGTTGAGACAGCTGTTCTTGAGCCTTGGAAAGCCTGGGTGCGACGCCAGAACTCAAACCTTGACGATTGGCAGGCGGACTGGATCGTTCGCTGGGTGACCTACTACTCCGGGCTGTACGGCGTGGATCACCGACTGATATTCGCGATGATCAAGTGCGAGTCCAGCTTCAACCCATTCGCCGTTTCCAGCGCGGGGGCCGTGGGCCTCACGCAGTTGATGCCCTGCAACATTGTCGACTACAAAGTCTCGAACAAGTGGAACGTGCAGGAGCAGATCCGCGCGGGCGTGCGGCATTTCCGGGACATGCTCGACATCTGGGAAGGCCGCAGTCCATACGAGCAGTTCGCTCTCGCAGCCGCGTCCTATAACGCCGGCCCAAATCGCGTCAAGCGGGACGGCGGCATCCCCAACATCCCCGAGACTCGTAACTACGTGAAGAAGCTCGGCGATCTGTTCTACCAGCTCGTGAAAGACGGGTATCCGTAGAACCTCGTCGCACAATTCCGCGGACGCGCAAACGCCCGCCTTCACCATTGGCGGGCGTAGCTGTGACTTGGGCAGTCTGCCGTTGCCGGCGGGGTCAGGCCGTGGCGCGTGCCTCCTCAACAAGGCGTTGGAACAGCGCCATCATTGGCCCGCCGCACTCTGCCATGAGCTCCGGGTGAAACTGCACACCCAGGCAGAGGCGCGCATCCTGGCGCTCGATGGCCTCCACGATGCCGTCGCTGGCCCTTGCCACCACGCGGAACCCCGATGCAACAGAATCCACCGCCTGGTGATGAAAACTGTTGGTGCGGATCGTGGTCGCACCGAGTGTCCGGGCAAGCTCACAGTCAGCCTCGATCTGGACCTCGTGCGTCCCGTACCAGCCGGGCGCCTGCTGCGAGTGCTGCAGCTTGCTGCCGGTGCAGGAGGGGATATCCTGGTGCAACGTTCCTCCCGCGAAGACATTCAGTGTCTGAATGCCCCGGCAAATCCCGAGCACTGGGACCTCAGGATGCTGCAAAACCCACTCAACGACGGCCCGATCCTGTGTGTCCCGCTCCGGGCTGATGCGCCCCAGTTCCCGCGCAGGTTCCTGACCGTACAGTGCCGGGTCCAGGTCGACGCCCCCCGTAATGATCAGCCCCCCGACCGCTCCCAGAGCATCCTCCGCGACTGCTGGATCGTCCATGCAAGGGATCAGGATCGGTACCCCGCCGGACCGGGTCACGCACCGGCCGTATGCGTGGGGAACCGTGTCGCTGCCCGAAACAGCCGAACCCTCGGGCGACGAGTAGGAGCAGCAGACGGCGATCAGGGGTCTCATGGCGCGCGGTTACCTCGCAGGAACGCCAGGCAGTAGAGGGCAGCCCAGATCAGCACCAGCGGCAGATCGCCCATGCGGTGGTAGGGAGTGATCGCGTCTCGCGCGTAGATTGTCTCGGTCGCGATGCCCTCGGTGAAAACGGGCACGCTGGCGATCTGCTCGCCGTAGGGGTCGTAGATAGCGCTCTCCCCGGATGTGGCGGCTCGGCAGACATACCGCCTGCTCTCGACTGCTCGAATGGGCGCGGTGTGGCTGTGCTGGGCGGGTTCGATCGTCTGCCCTTCCCAGGGATCACCCGTCATGAAGACAATGGCCTGGGCGCCCAGAGCGCAGATCTCCCGGCTCGCGTCCGGGAACATCGCCTCGAAGCAGATGAGCGGCGCTACCTTCACGCCTTTGACGTCCATGAGTGTGCGCTCGTGTCCCGGGGTAAAGTCCCTCTGCCGGATCGGGTAGCGGTTCAGGAACTGGAGATGCTCCCGGAAGGGCACATACTCCCCGAAAGCCACAAGGTCAACTTTGTAGTACTCATCGACGCGCTGGCCAGTCGGGTCGTAGAGTATGGCGGCGTTGTAGTACACGCCATCAATGTCCTCCAAGGCGCCGGCCAGAAGGTAGCCCCCAGTCTCGCGGGCTGCATCGCGCGCTGCGAGATCCAACTCGGGCCACTGCTGGATGTAGCTGGGAAGCGCGGCCTCGGGCCAAACGGTCAGGTCGGTCTCGTCCGGCACCAGTTGCGAGAGCCGCAGGTAGGTTAGGCGGGAGCGCTCCATGTCCTCCTCAGTCACGCTGGCGCGAGGCGAGCAGTTGCCTTCGGCCACCGTCACCTCCAGCGACTGACCCTCCTCAGGGCTCCGAACCTTTATGGTGAAAGCTCCCCAAATGTAAGAGAGGATGAGCAGGACGTAGCAGGCTACGGCCACCCGCGCAGATGCTTGCGACCACCACTTCAGGGGAGCGTCGGCACGCAGCAGGGGCATCGGCAGCACACCGAGCAGGGCCTGGGAGAGCGCCGCGTTCACGCAGGCGATCGCGAAAGTCAAGCCGAACTGGCCGACAATGCTGACCACCTGAAGGATCGGTATCTGGTCGAATTGCGAGAAGGCGAGGTCGCCGCCAGTGAATGGGATCGGGATCGCGTGGGCACGCAGATAGGCGCATAGCGTCCAGGCAGTCGCGCCGCCTAACACCCTCCAGCCCGGCCGGACCAGGCGCATGGCAGGCCCTGCCGCGACACCAAATATGAACCCGAAGAACGCCTGATACAGGGCCGCAATCGCCCAAGGGAAGGTTCCGTAGGGCAGCAAGAACTGAACGTAGTGCCCAAAGAACACCAGCGCAAAGACGAAGCCGCACAGCCCCCCCTGCAGGACTGTGCGGGTCTGGCTCAGCGCGAAGAAAAGCGGCACGAGCGCGACCCAGGCCAACGGTCCCAGGTCGGTCGGGGGGAAGGCCAGGATCAGCAGTACCGCTGAGATCATCGAATACCCCACTAGCGCGGGAACGCTGATGTACCGGGGCAGGGGAGAGGCTTCGTTCATTAGCGTCGCCCCTCGCAGGGCGCCATCACTCCTCGATCCTGACCTTGCCAGCCTTGAGCTTGTCGAGGAAGCGCTCCATCCGCACGAGCGCCTCCTTCAGGTTCTCCATGCTTGTGGCGTAGGTGCAGCGAAGATAGCCTTCACCCGACTTGCCGAATGCGGTGCCCGGGACCGCTGCGACGTTCTCCTCGAACAGCAGCGCCCGTGAGAACTGTTTGGACGTCAGGCCCGTGTGAGAGATCGACGGGAAGGCGTAGAACGCGCCTTTGGCCTCGAAGCAGGGCAGGCCAATGTCATTGAGGCCTTTGATGAAGACGCGCCTGCGCTGATCATACTGGCGTACCATGTCCTGCATTTCGCGTTCGCAGTTGGTCAACGCCTCGATCGCCCCGATCTGACCCATGATTGGCGCGCACAGGGCCGTATAGGCGTGGAGCCGCACCATGCCCTCGATCACCTGGGCTGGGCCACATGCGTACCCGATGCGCCAACCTGTCATCGCGTAGGCCTTTGAGAAGCCGTTCATCAGCAGCGTGCGTTCGCGCGCTCCCGGCAGCGCCGGGAAACACGTATGCTCGCCAACGTAGGTCATGTGGCAGTAGATCTCATCTGAGACGACGAACAGGTCGTGCGCGGCGGCCAGTTCAGCAATCGCGGCCAAGTCTTTCCGCGGCATGATGGTCCCCGTCGGGTTGCTCGGGTAACCCAGGATGATCCCCCTGGTTCGCTCCGTGATCGCTCTTTTCAGGTCGCCAGCCGTAGGCCGGAAATCGGTGTCAATCGTGGTGGGTATGGTCACTGGCACCCCGCCGGCCATCGAAACGCATGCCGGGTAGGAGACATAACATGGCTCCGGCACGAGCACCTCATCGCCCGGGTTGAGCAGGGCGCGCATCGCGGCGTCCATGGCCTCGCTGACGCCCATGGTGACGACGATCTCGGTCTCCGGATCGTACTCCACGCCGTAACGAGACTGGATGTCAGCGGCGATTGCGCGTCGCAGCTCGATCATCCCGTAGTTGCTGGTGTAGGACGTCATGCCCCTGCGAAGACTGTCGATCACCGCGTCGCATATCTTCCACGGGGTCGCAAAATCGGGTTCGCCCACGCCCAGGCTGATGACGTTATCCATCCCCAGGACGAGGTCGAAGAACTCGCGGATGCCGGACGGCGGCATCTCTTCAACCGCCCGCGATATTCGCAAGGCCTGGCACGGACCGGTGTTCATGGGCTCACCGCCAGTCGGTTGGTGGCATGCCGGCCATCAATGGATATGCCTTCCAGCTTGTAGGTCTTCAGCACGAAAGCAGTAGTCGTGCTGCGCACCCCAGGTATCGGTGCGAGCTTCTCAGCCACGAACCGCGCTATCTCGCGGAAGTCCTCACCTTCAACCACAACGTGCAGGTCGAAGCCGCCAGACATCAGATACACGGAGTGGACCTCTTCGAACTGGCTGATGTACTCTGCGATCTTGTCAAAGCCCGTCCCGTGCTCCGGGCTCGCACCCACATTGATGAAGGCGAAAACCTTGGGGTTGTCGGTGCTTTCCCAGTTCACAACGGCCGTGTGCCCGAGCAGTATCTTCCGCGACTGGGCTTCACCGATCGCCGCTTCGACTTGCTTCACATCGATCCCGAGCCGATCGGCGATCTCCTGCGTCGAAAGACGGGCATCGCTCTCGAGGAGTTCGAGTATCTCACGCAAGACCTGTCACCTCCATGATGCTCTGCGGGGCCGAAAGTGCCGGCCCGAGTGGGTCAGCTATCTGGCAGACGGCGCTGGCGGCGCGCTCGACTCCGGGCAATCCTCGGGGCACGCCCCATCGAGGCAAGGCTCAACATGAATCATCACCTGGGCGCTGGGGAATGCGCTCCTGATGTCCTGCTCAAGATGGTCGGTCAGCGCATGGGCTGTGCTGACGGGCACATCGCGGCAGACCACGAGATGCAGATCGATGTGCCGCTCGTGTCCCGCCTGACGAGTCCGCAACTCATGATACTCCACGAACATCCCCGAATGCGCGCTGATGATCGCCTCGATGCGTGCGATCTCCTCCGTCGGCAGCGCGCGGTCGACCAGTTGCGCAAGTGACTGCGACGCGATCCTCCAGCCCTGACCCATCACCAAGAGCCCGACCAGTATGGCCAGTGCAGGGTCTACCCAGTGAACGGCTCGCCCCGCCTGATCGAATCCGTAAGCGACCGAAAGGCCGACAAACACCCCTGCAGAAGTCCAGACATCCGCTGTCAGATGAGCCGCGTCCGCGTGCAGAGCGATTGACTCGTGGCGGTTCGCGACGTGGCGCAGGTGCGCTGAGACCACGATGTTTGCGAGCGCAGACACGCCCATGACCGCGATCGCCGGGCCGTGCTCAAGCTCGTGCCCCTGCCCCAGAAGCATGTCGCGTATGGCAGTGGCGATTATCGCCAGGGCGGCCACCACTATCAGTGCCGCCTCGATGGCTCCCGAGAGCGCCTCAAACTTGCCGTGACCGAAGGCATGTCTTCGGTCTGCCGGCTGGCTGGCCTTGCGCACGCTGAACAGCGCAAGTAGCGCGGCTACAAGGTCATTCCCCGAATGGAGTGCTTCAGAGATAACACTCACCGATCCGGTGAGAAGGCCTATAGTCAGTTTGGCGCCGGTTAGAAGGCTATTCGACAGAACTGAGACCATGGCCGCACGGCCCGTCTCTCTGCCCCGGACGTCTGGCCCCTGTTCTGACGACATCTGCTCCTCACCTCCGCCTCGCGTTGACGGGTTGCGAAACTGGGCGGTGGCCCAGGAGCCGACCGCCCAGCTATCTTGGTACGCATCCAGGCTTGAGAAGAAGCCGCTAGAACCGGCGCTTCTTGCTCTTCCGCGCCTTCTCCTTGGCCCTTTTCTCACGGCGTTCCTCACGCTTCTGGGCCGTCTCCTCGTCCACCTCACGCGAACGCTCCGCCTGCTCTTCCTGCTTGAGCCGCGCGATCACGCTGTCCTGGCTGACCTTGGAAGCACCAGAGTCATGCGGCGCGTCAGATACATCCGAGCCCCCGTTCCCGGCGGCGGACCTGACCGTTCGCCCACGTGCCGCCGCGACTGCCTGGGCCCGCTCACGGGCTGCTTTCCCCTCCCAAAGGACCACGATCGGGCTGCTGATGAAGATCGACGAGTAGGCGCCAACGGTGATCCCGAACAGCAGTGCCAGTGAGAAGCTGGCGATGGACTGGCCACCCAGGAAATACAGGGAGATCAAGGGTAGCAAAGTAGTCAACGTCGTGTTGATCGAGCGCGCCATCGTCTGCAGAAGGCTTGAGTTCACCGTCTCCGCGAAATTCGCGCGGCGTCGCAGACGCATGTTCTCGCGGATGCGGTCGAAGATGATGACGGCATCGTTGATGGAGTAACCGAGAATGGTCAGAATTGCCGCCACGAAAGACGAGTCCAGTTCCACCTGGAGCAGGGCCATCATGCCGATCGTGAAGAAAGCATCGTGAACCAGGCCGATCACACCCGCCACCGCGAAGCGGAACTCGTAGCGAACCGTGATATAGATCAGAATCAGGGCCCAGCCGAGCACCAGCGCCAGTATTGCATTATTCTGTAGGTCGCGACCCACCACGGGACCCACCGTCTCGCGTCCCAGGTCCCGGATCTGGCCTTTGTCGGGAAACAGCTCTTTGAGGCCTGCAACGATCTGCGCGTCGCGCTTCGCAGCTTCCTCGTCATTGGCGACGGCGGGGGCACGCAGGTAGAGGGCGGTCAGTGCACCCTGTTGGTCGCCGACGATCTGCAACTGGGAGCTCTCCAGACCGATGCCGGCCAGCATGCCACGGACCTTCGCGAGCGTTGCCGGGACATCCGACTCGCTCTGTGCGAGCGGCTGCTCAAAGGAGTACCGGTGCAGGCTTCCGCCGGTGAAGTCGATGCCCAGGTTGAGGCCGCGGACACCCAGGGCGATCAGGCCGGCCAGAATCAGAAAGCCCGTGATAGAAAACCAGAGCTTGGTTTTGCCAATGATATCCCACTGTCTTGTGCGGAAGTACTCCACGTCGCAAGAACCTCCTTGGGCCCGGCAAAGAGACGCTGTCTGCGCCCAGATCGTGGACGGTTTTTGGTCGCTGCTCTTACTCGCGATCGACGCCAAACAGTTTCAGATTGCGTCCGAGGCTGGACTCGGCCACCATGGTCACGAGCCAACGGGTGACTGTCACCGCGCTGAAGAGCGAGCAGAGAATACCGATCGCAAGCACGGTTGCGAAGCTCTTGATGAGGCTGGTCCCGAGGAAGTACAGGACTGCCGTGACGATGAGCGTCGTAACGTTGGAGTCCAGGATTGCTGTCCAGGCGCGGTCGAAGCCGGCCGAGACGGCAGCCCGCAGGGACTTTCCGGCCCACAGCTCCTCTTTCATACGCTCAAAGATCAACACGTTGGCGTCCACTGCCATGCCTATTGACAGGATGATCCCGGCAATACCCGGAAGCGTCAGGGTGATCCCGCCAACCCCTTTGATGGCCTGTGACGCGGCCATGACAGCGATCACGAGCAACACGTAGATTATCAGGGCGATATCCGCAAGCAGGCCGGGAAGCTTGTAGTAGAGCACCATGAACGCGAGTACCAGGAGCAGCCCGAGCATCCCTGCTTTGACGCTGCGCTCAACCGAGTCCTGCCCGAGGGTCGCGCTGACGGTCCGGTTCTCCGCGATCTCCAGCGGCACCGGCAGCGCGCCTGCGTTCAGAAGCAGGCGAAGGTCGCCGGCCTCTTCGGCGCTGAAGTTGCCCTCGATGACGCCCTCACCGGGAATCGGGCTCTTGATTACCGGGGCCATCTGGCACTGGTCATCGAGCACGATCGCCATCAAGCGCCCGACATTCTTCCGGGTGAACTCGTGGAATGCTCTCTTTCTGTTGGCCTTCAACTCGAAGGTGACTTCCCACTCACCAGCGCCGTCACCGGGCACAACCCTGGACGTTGGTACAAGATCAGAACCGCGGAACTCCGCCTTCGACTCTGCAAGCACCCGGTCCCAACCCACAAGTTGGCCGCTGCGCTTGTCGCGCCACTCATCATACATTTCGCCGCCAGGCGATGCGTTCTCATACTGCTGAGGGATGAGCCGGAATTCGAGCATCGCGGTGCTCTTCAGGATCGAGGTAACGCGTTCCGGGTCCTTGACGCCCGGGATTTCAACGATGATCTGATCCCTGCCCTGTTTCTGTATCACCGGTTCGCGGATTTCGCCCATGGCGTACAGGCGGCGATCGATGACGTTCTTCACCTTGTCGGCCGTATCCTCGGCAATGGTGATGACCTCGAACTCTTCGTCGGGAGGGTTGATCGTCTTGTAGTTGGGGTAGATGCTCTGCAGTGTGCGCAACACAAGGCTTCGCTGCTGCTTGGCCAGCCGCTCATCGCCAGCGTGGGTCTTGACGATCAGCCTGTGCGGGGAGACCGCACTGGCCTCAACCGTTCCGGCCTCGGCAAGCCCGGCCCGCACGAGTTCGGTGACCACGCGCTTTTCCAACTCGGCGCGGGTCATCTTGGGCGCTTGGGCCGCGCCAGATTCTGATGCCTCGGGCGTCTGTGCATCGCTCGGGGACGAATAAAGCGGTTCGGCACGGCCCTCTTCTTCCGAGGTCACGAAAGCCATGCTCGCGTAGGGAAGACAGCGCAGGACAACATGCAGGCCGCCCTGAAGGTCGAGACCCAGCTTCACTTTCGGGGAAGGCGGGTAGAAGGCGAGGATGCCACCAAGTTGGCTGATGGGCTGCTCAACCTCTTCCTGCTGCACACGCCCGACCAACTGAACCGACGAGTACTTGGCCTTCAGCGCCTCGAGGATCTTCTGCTCATCGGCCTTCGCCTGCTCTTCATCCAGCGCATAGGTCTTCACACGCACGAGATCGTTCGCGAGGAGAGTAACTTCCTCAATGTCCTCATCGTTGAAGCCGCCGGCAACGAGAGCCTGCAGGACTTCGTCCGCCTTGGCCTCATACTCGCTCTTGGCTTCTGCGATGGGTTTGTCGAAGCGATACTCGAAGGCCGCTTCGGGGGCGACTGGAGCCGGCGGGCGGCGGATCGGCTGGAAGCCGATTAGAAAGGAGATCACCGCTATGAGGACGAGCATCAGCAGCCACAGCCTGGTCCGTGCTTGCATGAACAGACTCCCCTTCTGGACATCGACCACGATCAGCGGTCATATCATGAGACAGGCCCGAACTGCGGAGCCCTGTGACTCGAGAACTCCCGCCCGGGGAAAAAAGTTCGCGCTGGCGATACCCGGCGCGAACTCCGGTCATCTCGTTTGAACACGGCAAGGCCGGGACAGGCGACCGTCCCGGCCCATACCGACTGCGCAGACGTACAGTCTAGTCCAGTTCCGGAGTGAAATCGCTGGCCGCTGCCGTCTTCTGGAACTTGACGTGACCGTCGTAGTAAGCAACGTTGACGCCATCGTTGTGCCGGTGCATGCGATCCAAAACCTGGAGCGAGTTGACGTAGCTCGTGGTCTGGTTGTTGACCCAGGATGCGAAGGTTTGGGGCACCGGAGTGCTTCCCTCGCCCACGAAGTAGAACATGAAGGCGTTCCAGCTGGCCGCTGCCGCCGAACCCTCGAAATACCACCCATCCATGACCATGAAGGTGCCCGCCGGGTCCTTGACCGCAGTCTCAGACAGAACTTCGCCCCGCTGCCCCATGACGGAACCCAGCGTGTAGAGATAGCTGGTCTCCGGAAGTGGAGAGTTGCGGTTGGGGCGTGAAATGTCATTGGCGTCCTTCGCGACCTCATTGCTTGGGCACTCGAAGATCTGGTCGTTGTTCACGTACGGGTACACGCAGTGGATCCAGCGGTACGGAATGCGGTTTTGGGCCATGTAGGCCATGACCGGCAGTTTTCCGTCATAATCAACGCGATACGAAGCGAAGGCAAGACCCATCTGTTGGAGATTGCTGGCGCAGGACGCCTGCCGTGCTTTCTCCTTGGTCCTGGCGAAGACCGGGAAAAGAATGGCCGCCAGGATGGCGATAATGGCAATGACCACGAGCAGTTCGATGAGCGTGAAACCTCTGGACCGCATGACGTGTCACCGTCCCCCATAGTGTGGGTGTTATGCCTACAAACAACGGATGCTGCACGCCAAAGTTCGCCACCAAACGAGGGCAAATTATAGGCCGCCCCCCATATGGTGTCAAGCAATTCACCCCCTGCAAGACCCTCGGCGGGGCCTTTCCCAGTCACCTCCGTTCCGCCACCCGGGCAGCGGTGCAGGGGCACATTGCCGGCTGACGCCGATTGTCCCCCGCACCCCATCCAGGTGTCTACCGGCCTCGCATCTTGATGTGTCGAAGCACGGCCTGCCCGGCGACTTCCACGATCTCGTCCTCCTCAATGTCCGCCAGGGCCTGCCATGTTCCCGTGAGATGCCGGGCTGTAACGTCATCCGCATTCAGCTTCAGGCCCCGGACAACACGCTCGGCTACTGCGCCGCCCAGCACGTTTTCAAGCGCCGCCAGGGTGCTGATCGCGCTGTCATAGGCCGCTGTATCAAGGCCGGCCTTGAGCGGGTCTTCCTTGGGCGGGTTAGGAAGCAGGCCGCGCGAGACATACTCGGCGATCAGTGCAGCCATATCCGGCATGTTGCGCTCGGCCGCGAGCTTGTCGGCGAGCCGCCCGATGCTCTGCTGATTGAGCAACTGGGTCCGAAGATAGACGGAGATACCTTGCTGCGGCCCCTTACTCATCATCGAAGCCATGTCGATTGCCCATTCCACGCTGCCGGCGCCTGTCGGGCGACCATTGGTCTCAACGATGCGGCCAGGCGCGCGGATTGTCAGCGAAAAGCTCGGCTGCTGGCCCATCGCGCCCATGAGCCCCATTAGCGCATCACTGTCGAATCCCTCCTCGCCTCCATTGGCATCGTCGGCGGGCACGCCATCGGCCTGGGCGATCCGCTCGCCTGAGTGCAGCCATGCCTCGGAAGGCGCACCCATCGGTGATGTGGGCTCCAGCGGGATCTCGCCCTGGATCGTGTATTCGGTGGAGAACAGCCGCTGCACTACCTTGACATCAATATCGGCACCCGCGTCCTCGGGAACCGGCAGGAAAGCGGCCCCGGCAGGAGACGTTCCCCTGAGTATCAGGCCCCGCCACCCCTCCTCCTGCAGCTCTTCTACCTGCCAATCGCCCGCGGGCAGGTTTTTCCTCATCTCTTCCAGTGGGTTCTCGCCCTCGGGCCCTTCACCGAGAGAAGCCAGCGCGTCGCTGATGCCGATTTCCAGCACTGTCTGGGCGGACCCATCCACCTTGAGCTGGACATCGGCCCGCACCCGGAAACAACCAGTCATGAGACTCGCCAGGGCTGCCACTGCAATCAGCGTGAGGATGACCCGGCTAGTACCGACCATATTTGTCCACCGCCTCGAAGAACGCCTCGATGTTTTCCCACGGCACTTCAGGTTCAAGAACATGCGTGGGGGCCAGGAATAACCCGCCGCCCCGCCCCACCGTCTCGATCAGGTGCTTCACCGTCTGCCGCATCTCCTCCGGGGTTCCGAAGGGAAATGTGGTCTGCGTGCCGACACAACCCCAAAAGGCCAGCCTGTCGCCATACTGGGCCTTGATCTTCTCGGGGTCCATGCACTCGGGCTGCACAGGATTCAGAATATCCAGACCGATCTCGATCAGGTCCGGGATGATCTCCTCGATGTTCCCGTCTGAGTGGTAGAAAATCTGCACTTCCGGCGCAACGTCCCGGACCGTACGCCAGACCCGGGCCCACAAGGGTTTGAGCCATTGCCGCCACATGTCCGGGTGCATCATCAGCTTATGCTGCATGCCCACGTCATCGCCACACAGGATGCTGTCGCATCCGGCTTCGGCAAACCGTCGGGCCTTGAATTCCGCATCCGCCGCAAGTTTTGAGAGAACAAAATCGGCGAGTTCTGGCTTCTCGATGAAGAACATCATGATATTCTCCATCGATGTGATCTGCCAGGCAGTCTCCCAAATGTGACCCACGCCGCCCTGCACATACCAGCCATCGGCGTGCAACTGGCGGACCTGATCTTCCAAGTGCTCATGGCGGTACGCGGGGGTGATGTCAGGCCAGGGGAATTCCTCGAATTCCTTCAACGTCTGAGCGTGGCGGAGGGGGTAATCATGCTGCCAGAAGTGTTCGAAGGTGCCGGGCTTGTGAGCCGTGCCGTACTCGGAAAAGGTGGTACCCTCCGGCATACCCTGAGGGTAGTAGTCTGACCAGTCCTGCGCAGTCTGTGGCCCCTTGAAACCAACTCCGGCGACGTCGTAGTCGAAGTACTGGCTGGGATTGGTCTGTCCCGTGGCCTCCTCGAACTTCCGCTGGATCGCAGGGGTGAACGCGGCCGCCTTGGGGACGCGGTCCGGAACCTCGCGGCTCATCGCGATACGGACACGCTCTCTCTTGGTCATTTGCCCTCCTCAAGACTGCTCTCTCGTCCCGAGTGTTCAGGTTCAGATGCCCAACTTTCTACGATGGAACGCGATTGCCTCCTGCACGTGCTCATCCCAGTAGTCCCAGGAGTGCCCGCCCGGGAATTCCTCGTATTCGTGGGGGATGTTCAGGCTGTCGAGGTGT of Armatimonadota bacterium contains these proteins:
- the secD gene encoding protein translocase subunit SecD, whose protein sequence is MQARTRLWLLMLVLIAVISFLIGFQPIRRPPAPVAPEAAFEYRFDKPIAEAKSEYEAKADEVLQALVAGGFNDEDIEEVTLLANDLVRVKTYALDEEQAKADEQKILEALKAKYSSVQLVGRVQQEEVEQPISQLGGILAFYPPSPKVKLGLDLQGGLHVVLRCLPYASMAFVTSEEEGRAEPLYSSPSDAQTPEASESGAAQAPKMTRAELEKRVVTELVRAGLAEAGTVEASAVSPHRLIVKTHAGDERLAKQQRSLVLRTLQSIYPNYKTINPPDEEFEVITIAEDTADKVKNVIDRRLYAMGEIREPVIQKQGRDQIIVEIPGVKDPERVTSILKSTAMLEFRLIPQQYENASPGGEMYDEWRDKRSGQLVGWDRVLAESKAEFRGSDLVPTSRVVPGDGAGEWEVTFELKANRKRAFHEFTRKNVGRLMAIVLDDQCQMAPVIKSPIPGEGVIEGNFSAEEAGDLRLLLNAGALPVPLEIAENRTVSATLGQDSVERSVKAGMLGLLLVLAFMVLYYKLPGLLADIALIIYVLLVIAVMAASQAIKGVGGITLTLPGIAGIILSIGMAVDANVLIFERMKEELWAGKSLRAAVSAGFDRAWTAILDSNVTTLIVTAVLYFLGTSLIKSFATVLAIGILCSLFSAVTVTRWLVTMVAESSLGRNLKLFGVDRE
- a CDS encoding prepilin-type N-terminal cleavage/methylation domain-containing protein: MRSRGFTLIELLVVIAIIAILAAILFPVFARTKEKARQASCASNLQQMGLAFASYRVDYDGKLPVMAYMAQNRIPYRWIHCVYPYVNNDQIFECPSNEVAKDANDISRPNRNSPLPETSYLYTLGSVMGQRGEVLSETAVKDPAGTFMVMDGWYFEGSAAAASWNAFMFYFVGEGSTPVPQTFASWVNNQTTSYVNSLQVLDRMHRHNDGVNVAYYDGHVKFQKTAAASDFTPELD
- the secF gene encoding protein translocase subunit SecF: MEYFRTRQWDIIGKTKLWFSITGFLILAGLIALGVRGLNLGIDFTGGSLHRYSFEQPLAQSESDVPATLAKVRGMLAGIGLESSQLQIVGDQQGALTALYLRAPAVANDEEAAKRDAQIVAGLKELFPDKGQIRDLGRETVGPVVGRDLQNNAILALVLGWALILIYITVRYEFRFAVAGVIGLVHDAFFTIGMMALLQVELDSSFVAAILTILGYSINDAVIIFDRIRENMRLRRRANFAETVNSSLLQTMARSINTTLTTLLPLISLYFLGGQSIASFSLALLFGITVGAYSSIFISSPIVVLWEGKAARERAQAVAAARGRTVRSAAGNGGSDVSDAPHDSGASKVSQDSVIARLKQEEQAERSREVDEETAQKREERREKRAKEKARKSKKRRF